The DNA region GGTCGTCCGGATTCTCGAGGCCGACGCCAAGGACCTCGCCGCCCGGGTCGGCGCACCGCTGGAGTTGCGCGGCATCGGGGTGCGGCGAGTGGCCGACGACCGTGGCGTGCCGGTCGAACTGCTCACCGACGACATCGACGCCCTGGTGGCGCGCGACGACGTCGACATCGTCGTCGAACTGATGGGTCCGGTGAAGCCCGCCAGCAAGGCGATCCTCGCGGCCCTGGAGAACGGCAAATCGGTGGTGACCGCCAACAAGGCCCTGCTGGCCCAGTCGGCCGGAAAGCTGGCGGAGACCGCCGAAAAGGCGGGCGTCGACCTCTATTTCGAAGCCGCTGTCGCCGGCGCGATCCCGGTGATCCGTCCCCTGACGCAGTCACTGGCGGGCGACACCGTGTTGCGGGTCGCCGGAATCGTCAACGGCACCACCAACTACATCCTGTCGGCGATGAACGACACCGGCGCCGACTACGACAGTGCCCTGGCCGACGCCAGCGCCCTCGGGTACGCCGAGGCCGACCCGACCGCCGACGTCGAGGGCCACGACGCGGCCGCCAAGGCCGCGATCCTCGCCTCGATCGCGTTCCACACCCGGGTGACCGCCGACGACGTCTACTGCGAGGGCATCACCAAGGTCACCGCCGAGGACTTCGAGTCGGCAAAGGCCTTGGGCTGCACCATCAAACTGCTGTCGATCTGCGAGCGGGTCAACGGCGCGGACGGTAACCAGAGTGTTTCGGCGCGGGTCTATCCGGCGTTGGTGCCCTTGGATCATCCGCTGGCAGCGGTGGGCGGGGCGTTCAACGCAGTGGTGGTCGAGGCCGCCGCGGCCGGCCGGTTGATGTTCTACGGGCAGGGCGCCGGCGGTGCTCCGACGGCCTCGGCGGTCCTGGGCGACCTGGTGATGGCCGCCCGCAACCGCGTGCACGGCGGCCGTGGTCCACGCGAGTCCAAGTACGCCAAGCTGCCCATCGCTCCAATCGGTGTCATCCCGACCCGGTACTACGTGAGCCTCTATGTCAGCGACAAGCCCGGTGTGCTGTCCTCGGTCGCGGCGGAATTCGCCAAGCGCGAGGTCAGCATTGCCGAGGTTCGGCAGGAAGGCGTGGTCAACGAGGGCGGCGAGCGGGTGGGGGCCCGGATCGCGGTGCTCACCCACCGTGCCACCGACGCCGCGCTCAGTGAGACCATTACTGCGCTCGAAAGTCATGACGCCGTGTCCAGTGTGGCCAGCGTGCTGCGTATGGAAGGAGCCGGCGAATGAAGGCAGCGAGTCGACGATGCCGAGCGAGGCACGAGCCGGGCGAAGGAGCGAGCGAATGAATAACGCCGCCAAGACTCCGGTGCATCAGGTCTGGCCTGGCCTCATCGAGGCCTACCGCGACCGGTTGCCGGTGGCCGCGGACTGGACGCCGATCACCCTGCTCGAGGGTGGCACGCCGCTGATCCACGCCAAGCGGTTGAGCGAGTACACCGGTTGCACCGTGCACCTCAAGGTGGAGGGGCTCAATCCGACGGGCTCGTTCAAGGACCGCGGTATGACGATGGCGGTCACCGACGCGGTGGCCCGCGGTCAGCAGGCGGTGCTGTGCGCCTCGACCGGCAACACCTCGGCCTCGGCGGCGGCCTACGCCGCCCGCGGCGGCATCACCTGCGCGGTGTTGATCCCGCAGGGCAAGATCGCGATGGGCAAGCTCGCGCAGGCCGTCATGCACGGCGCGAAGATCATCCAGATCGACGGGAACTTCGACGACTGTCTGGAACTGGCGCGCAAGCTGACCGCCGATTACCCGACCATTGCACTGGTCAATAGTGTCAATCCGGTCCGGATCGAAGGGCAGAAGACCGCGGCGTTCGAAATCGTCGACGCGCTCGGGTATGCGCCGGATGTGCATTCGCTGCCGGTCGGCAACGCCGGCAACATCACGGCGTATTGGAAGGGCTACCGCGAATA from Mycolicibacterium sp. MU0053 includes:
- a CDS encoding homoserine dehydrogenase produces the protein MAESQKPIGVAVLGLGNVGSEVVRILEADAKDLAARVGAPLELRGIGVRRVADDRGVPVELLTDDIDALVARDDVDIVVELMGPVKPASKAILAALENGKSVVTANKALLAQSAGKLAETAEKAGVDLYFEAAVAGAIPVIRPLTQSLAGDTVLRVAGIVNGTTNYILSAMNDTGADYDSALADASALGYAEADPTADVEGHDAAAKAAILASIAFHTRVTADDVYCEGITKVTAEDFESAKALGCTIKLLSICERVNGADGNQSVSARVYPALVPLDHPLAAVGGAFNAVVVEAAAAGRLMFYGQGAGGAPTASAVLGDLVMAARNRVHGGRGPRESKYAKLPIAPIGVIPTRYYVSLYVSDKPGVLSSVAAEFAKREVSIAEVRQEGVVNEGGERVGARIAVLTHRATDAALSETITALESHDAVSSVASVLRMEGAGE
- the thrC gene encoding threonine synthase, translating into MNNAAKTPVHQVWPGLIEAYRDRLPVAADWTPITLLEGGTPLIHAKRLSEYTGCTVHLKVEGLNPTGSFKDRGMTMAVTDAVARGQQAVLCASTGNTSASAAAYAARGGITCAVLIPQGKIAMGKLAQAVMHGAKIIQIDGNFDDCLELARKLTADYPTIALVNSVNPVRIEGQKTAAFEIVDALGYAPDVHSLPVGNAGNITAYWKGYREYHRDGLVEKLPRMLGTQAAGAAPLVHGAPVKEPETIATAIRIGSPASWSAAVDAQQQSDGRFIAATDEEILAAYHLVARTEGVFVEPASAASIAGLLQSVEDGWIARGSTVVCTVTGNGLKDPDTALKGMPSVEAVPVDPAAVVAKLGLV